A region from the Mycolicibacterium phlei genome encodes:
- a CDS encoding site-specific integrase — protein MARLPSYITRCEGKRGPTYEARVSYVAPDGTRVQPKRRFKTVDEAKDWHSSTTADLAAGTHTPPSDLTVREAVEAWLAAKAARVKPTTADAYTAALAPVVDRYGDTKVQAITKHDVEALITELRTGTIDRGVWKRTSINPMLARWKKVWADLHAQGILARNVVALVEPLRKPSGELDLKIDDSLSEDEVDQLCAAHGEGSDEYARRRELFVHLALLGLRRAELAGLRWSAVDLTAEMPTITVQATRVSTGSGIITQDDAKTISSRRTLPIPPHLLPILRRVRHEQVHAKVRLGVRWEGSEDWHLFCHDFGKALSPRTLNAWWTKSLSDAGLDHRRLHASRHTAASLLALRGCPVQIIAAWLGHADGGVLAMRVYVHTPGEALGGAAALLSKGNGG, from the coding sequence CCGACGGCACCCGCGTGCAACCGAAGCGCAGGTTCAAGACCGTCGACGAGGCGAAGGACTGGCACTCCTCTACGACCGCCGACCTTGCGGCCGGCACGCACACCCCGCCGTCGGACCTCACGGTGCGCGAGGCAGTCGAGGCGTGGCTCGCCGCGAAGGCCGCACGGGTGAAGCCGACAACCGCCGACGCGTACACCGCCGCGCTGGCCCCGGTGGTGGACCGCTACGGCGACACCAAGGTGCAGGCGATCACCAAGCACGATGTCGAGGCGTTGATCACCGAGCTGCGCACCGGGACGATTGACCGCGGCGTCTGGAAGCGCACCAGCATCAACCCCATGCTCGCCCGGTGGAAGAAGGTCTGGGCAGACCTCCACGCGCAAGGCATCCTCGCCCGCAACGTCGTGGCGCTCGTGGAGCCGCTCCGGAAACCGTCTGGCGAACTCGACTTGAAGATCGACGACTCGCTCAGCGAGGACGAGGTCGACCAGCTCTGCGCGGCGCACGGCGAGGGTTCCGACGAGTATGCACGCAGACGCGAACTCTTCGTGCATCTGGCGCTGCTTGGACTCCGCCGCGCGGAGCTCGCCGGGTTGCGCTGGAGCGCCGTCGATCTCACCGCCGAGATGCCCACGATCACCGTGCAGGCGACCCGGGTATCGACTGGGTCCGGCATCATCACGCAGGATGACGCGAAGACGATCAGCTCCCGGCGGACGCTCCCGATCCCGCCGCACCTGTTGCCGATCCTGCGTCGCGTACGGCACGAGCAGGTGCACGCGAAGGTGCGGCTCGGGGTGCGGTGGGAAGGCAGTGAGGACTGGCATCTGTTCTGCCACGACTTCGGCAAGGCGCTCTCGCCGCGCACGTTGAACGCGTGGTGGACGAAGTCGTTGAGCGATGCCGGACTCGACCACCGACGCCTCCACGCCAGCCGCCACACCGCAGCTTCGCTGCTCGCGCTGCGTGGGTGCCCCGTGCAGATCATCGCGGCGTGGTTGGGCCACGCCGACGGAGGCGTGCTGGCGATGCGCGTCTACGTTCACACGCCGGGGGAGGCGCTCGGCGGTGCGGCCGCGTTGCTGAGTAAGGGGAACGGAGGGTGA
- a CDS encoding RNase A-like domain-containing protein has product MDTTRLQTVSTFTTADEAASAVSTALQHNQQLLNDWVANGAPRKLELDAPFTGGTVLERGAAEAVTGTSVKVVLKGDGNGGWYVLTGFPKP; this is encoded by the coding sequence CTGGACACAACGCGACTTCAGACGGTTTCAACGTTCACAACAGCTGACGAAGCGGCCTCCGCTGTCAGCACCGCACTCCAACACAATCAGCAACTCCTCAACGATTGGGTCGCAAACGGAGCGCCACGCAAACTCGAGCTCGATGCGCCCTTCACCGGCGGGACAGTACTGGAACGTGGCGCCGCTGAAGCGGTAACGGGTACCAGCGTTAAAGTGGTGCTCAAAGGTGACGGAAACGGTGGATGGTACGTGTTGACAGGATTCCCCAAGCCATGA
- a CDS encoding contact-dependent growth inhibition system immunity protein → MNDGSISTDLYQFLATNFHQDWDLEADDWEGIVDNYVNEDPVAEPLRTLAQEIDDLREARAEADLKQFLVRKVGVDYGPDPLTYKEWLGQIADRLRDRAAGIDSNGAS, encoded by the coding sequence ATGAACGACGGCTCGATCTCCACGGACTTGTACCAATTCCTAGCTACGAACTTCCATCAAGACTGGGATCTGGAAGCCGACGACTGGGAAGGCATCGTCGACAACTATGTCAACGAAGATCCCGTCGCCGAGCCCCTACGGACCCTGGCTCAGGAGATCGATGACTTGCGCGAGGCCCGTGCGGAAGCGGACCTGAAACAATTCCTGGTGCGCAAAGTCGGCGTCGACTACGGACCCGACCCGCTGACCTACAAGGAGTGGCTGGGCCAGATCGCGGATCGGTTACGCGATCGGGCTGCCGGGATCGACAGTAACGGCGCGTCCTAG
- a CDS encoding helix-turn-helix domain-containing protein, producing the protein MTAYDRAAEGLRARFRREEAALHAEGYLTIADAVELLDVHRDTVIRMIGDSRLQAVRYEHRWVTRREWIDAVPRSRKAAAEWRREHGYLSVAEAAAELGITRQALQVRITRGTQTAVRAGADTPTPGAWLIRAEDVQRRVA; encoded by the coding sequence ATGACCGCCTACGACCGCGCGGCCGAAGGACTCCGCGCGCGCTTCCGTCGCGAAGAAGCGGCCCTGCACGCCGAGGGCTACCTGACCATCGCCGATGCCGTCGAACTGCTCGACGTGCACCGCGACACCGTGATCAGAATGATCGGCGACAGCCGCCTGCAGGCGGTCCGCTACGAGCACCGCTGGGTGACGAGGCGCGAGTGGATCGACGCGGTGCCCCGCAGCCGCAAGGCCGCCGCGGAGTGGCGCCGCGAGCACGGGTACCTGTCGGTGGCCGAAGCCGCAGCCGAGCTCGGGATCACCCGACAGGCACTGCAGGTGCGGATCACTCGCGGGACGCAGACCGCGGTGCGGGCCGGCGCCGACACCCCGACGCCGGGGGCGTGGCTGATCCGCGCCGAGGATGTGCAGCGCCGCGTGGCGTAG
- a CDS encoding recombinase family protein has protein sequence MDTDSTVSAPAGRRLGYARVSTDEQDEALQVAALDRAGIDALYVDHGVSGAAISRPRFDAMLADLRPGDTVVVYSLSRLSRGMKHLVELGERFEQTGVQLHSVTESIDTSTAMGRFWFVMLAALAAMERDLLQERTRAGLAAARAKGRYGGRPAKLTAEEKRHAVLLRAGGVPVDEVARTLKCSRATVYRALAEAEEDVA, from the coding sequence ATGGACACCGACAGCACCGTCTCCGCTCCCGCCGGCCGCCGTCTCGGCTACGCGCGCGTCTCGACGGACGAACAGGACGAAGCTCTCCAAGTCGCCGCTCTCGACCGCGCCGGGATCGACGCACTCTACGTCGACCACGGGGTCTCGGGCGCCGCGATCTCCCGGCCGCGATTCGATGCGATGCTCGCCGACCTCCGCCCCGGCGACACCGTGGTCGTCTACTCCCTGTCCCGGTTGAGTCGTGGCATGAAGCACCTCGTCGAACTCGGTGAGAGGTTCGAGCAGACGGGTGTGCAGCTGCACTCGGTCACCGAGTCGATCGACACGAGCACGGCGATGGGGCGGTTCTGGTTCGTGATGCTCGCGGCTCTCGCGGCGATGGAGCGGGACCTGCTGCAGGAGCGGACCCGCGCCGGTCTGGCCGCGGCGCGCGCCAAGGGACGCTACGGTGGCCGGCCGGCGAAGCTCACCGCGGAGGAGAAGCGGCACGCCGTGCTGCTCCGCGCGGGCGGCGTACCAGTCGACGAGGTGGCACGCACCTTGAAGTGCAGTCGCGCGACCGTGTACCGCGCACTGGCCGAGGCCGAGGAGGACGTCGCATGA
- a CDS encoding helix-turn-helix domain-containing protein, whose product MTEQRTPFQHAVANPSVRKDIAAAVRDGIPVEQLAEAFNISESTVRSYAAEWRGAHRKVQLLTDWEKSAIIEGCARGARRRWERTYSPEVVRQVLGEV is encoded by the coding sequence ATGACCGAGCAGCGCACCCCGTTCCAGCACGCAGTAGCCAACCCCAGCGTCCGCAAGGACATCGCCGCCGCCGTGCGCGACGGAATCCCGGTTGAGCAGTTGGCGGAGGCGTTCAACATCAGCGAGTCGACTGTGCGGTCCTACGCCGCGGAATGGCGAGGGGCACACCGAAAAGTGCAGCTGCTCACCGACTGGGAGAAGTCCGCGATCATCGAGGGTTGCGCCCGCGGTGCGCGACGGCGATGGGAACGCACGTACTCGCCTGAGGTCGTGCGCCAGGTGCTCGGCGAGGTCTGA
- a CDS encoding helix-turn-helix domain-containing protein, with product MNQQTQKMPGKFFPHAIEDEQTRIRIAERAQAGESVSALAEEYGVSTRTVMRYRDALEGGE from the coding sequence ATGAACCAGCAAACTCAGAAGATGCCCGGGAAGTTCTTCCCCCACGCCATCGAAGACGAACAGACACGCATCCGAATCGCGGAGCGGGCGCAGGCCGGTGAGTCCGTCTCAGCCCTCGCCGAGGAGTACGGCGTGAGCACCCGCACGGTGATGCGGTACCGCGACGCCCTCGAAGGCGGTGAGTGA